A region from the Nostoc sp. HK-01 genome encodes:
- a CDS encoding beta-lactamase domain-containing protein → MKSLHRPDLYGWSTFNPARNIDFNGIAWIRPDGNILIDPVALSNHDWNHLESLGGVDWIILTNSEHIRAAKEIAVQTYAKVAGPAAEKEYFPIMCDRWLSDGDEFVPGLKTMELQGSKTPGELALLLEDTTLITGDLIRAHKAGTLTILAKEKLLDPQAAIASVHRLAQLSNVETVLVGDGWSVFRDGHLRLKELAATL, encoded by the coding sequence ATGAAATCTCTACACCGTCCCGATTTATATGGCTGGTCTACTTTCAATCCTGCAAGAAATATTGATTTCAATGGGATTGCCTGGATTCGTCCAGATGGCAATATATTGATTGACCCAGTAGCTCTATCAAACCACGACTGGAATCACCTGGAATCGCTCGGTGGTGTGGACTGGATTATACTGACAAACTCTGAACATATCCGGGCTGCAAAAGAAATTGCGGTGCAAACTTATGCTAAAGTGGCAGGCCCAGCAGCAGAAAAAGAGTATTTCCCCATAATGTGCGATCGCTGGTTGTCTGATGGTGATGAGTTTGTCCCTGGGTTAAAGACGATGGAACTCCAAGGTTCCAAAACTCCCGGCGAACTAGCACTGTTGCTCGAAGATACTACCTTAATTACAGGGGATTTGATCCGAGCGCATAAAGCGGGGACTTTAACTATTTTGGCAAAAGAAAAATTACTTGATCCACAAGCGGCGATCGCTTCTGTACACAGGCTGGCACAATTGAGTAATGTGGAAACAGTCTTAGTGGGAGATGGCTGGTCGGTGTTTCGAGATGGACACCTGCGTTTAAAAGAATTAGCGGCAACATTATGA
- a CDS encoding glutamyl-tRNA(Gln) amidotransferase subunit C, with the protein MIDREQVHKVALLARLDLTPAEEEQFTTQLGSILNYVEQLGELDVSDVLPTTRAIDVSNVTREDELKPYPDRDAILNSAPDEEREYFKVPKILNSEE; encoded by the coding sequence ATGATTGACCGTGAACAAGTTCATAAAGTAGCTCTTCTCGCTCGGTTAGACTTAACACCAGCAGAAGAAGAGCAGTTCACCACTCAGCTAGGAAGTATTTTGAATTATGTGGAACAGCTGGGTGAGCTAGATGTTAGTGATGTGCTACCAACTACACGAGCAATTGATGTCAGCAACGTGACGCGAGAGGATGAGTTAAAACCTTATCCTGACCGAGACGCTATCCTCAACAGTGCGCCTGATGAAGAACGCGAATATTTCAAAGTTCCGAAAATCCTCAACAGTGAAGAGTAG
- a CDS encoding ATP-dependent Clp protease-like protein — MDISPIKAVQAPYYGDNFYRTPPPDLPSLLLKERIVYLGMPLVPAVTELIVAQLLYLQSDDPDKPIKIYINSTGTSGYSGDPVGFETEAFAIFDTMKYIKPPIHTICIGSAMGMAAMLLSAGTKGCRASLPNASIILHQPKSYAQGQATDIQIRAKEVLANKASLVEILTRTTGQTGEKITKDMDRLFYMNAYQAKEYGLIDRVFEKEELANPPLPASVL; from the coding sequence ATGGACATTTCCCCCATCAAGGCTGTTCAAGCCCCATACTACGGCGATAACTTCTACCGGACACCGCCGCCAGATTTACCCTCCCTTCTTTTAAAAGAGCGAATTGTCTATCTGGGAATGCCACTGGTACCTGCTGTCACAGAATTGATCGTCGCTCAACTATTGTATTTGCAGTCAGACGATCCCGATAAGCCTATTAAAATCTATATCAACTCCACCGGCACTTCCGGTTATAGTGGCGACCCCGTTGGCTTTGAAACTGAAGCCTTCGCCATTTTTGACACCATGAAATACATTAAGCCACCCATCCACACCATTTGTATTGGTTCGGCAATGGGTATGGCAGCAATGCTACTAAGTGCTGGTACCAAAGGTTGCCGCGCCAGCTTACCCAACGCTAGTATTATCTTGCACCAGCCCAAGAGCTACGCCCAAGGTCAAGCTACGGATATTCAAATTCGGGCGAAGGAAGTTCTGGCAAACAAGGCATCATTGGTGGAAATTTTGACTCGTACCACCGGACAGACCGGAGAAAAAATCACCAAAGATATGGATCGTCTCTTCTACATGAATGCCTACCAAGCTAAGGAATACGGTTTAATTGACCGGGTGTTTGAAAAAGAAGAACTCGCTAATCCACCACTGCCCGCTAGTGTCCTTTAA
- the clpP gene encoding ATP-dependent Clp protease proteolytic subunit — MPIGVPKVPYRMPGGQYTDWISIYDRLYRERIIFLGRDVDDEIANQIIAVMLYLDSEDPGKDIYLYINSPGGMVTSGLAIYDTMQHIKSDVVTICVGLAASMGSFLLTAGTKGKRLALPHSRIMIHQPSGGTRGQATDIEIEAREILRIRHQLNNIYAQNTGQTLAKIEKDMDRDFFMSAQEAKEYGLIDRVIEERI, encoded by the coding sequence ATGCCTATAGGCGTTCCTAAAGTTCCTTACCGGATGCCCGGAGGTCAGTATACAGATTGGATTAGCATCTACGATCGCCTTTACCGGGAACGGATTATTTTCTTGGGGCGTGATGTTGATGATGAAATTGCTAACCAAATCATCGCCGTGATGCTGTATCTGGATTCGGAAGACCCAGGTAAAGATATCTATCTGTATATCAATTCTCCGGGTGGGATGGTCACATCGGGTTTGGCAATTTATGATACGATGCAACACATCAAATCTGATGTTGTCACCATTTGCGTTGGTCTAGCTGCGTCAATGGGTTCTTTCTTGTTAACTGCTGGTACTAAAGGCAAGCGGTTGGCATTACCCCATTCCCGGATTATGATTCACCAACCTTCTGGTGGAACCCGTGGACAAGCCACCGACATCGAAATCGAAGCCAGAGAAATTCTGCGGATTCGCCATCAACTCAATAACATTTACGCTCAAAATACTGGTCAAACCTTGGCCAAGATTGAGAAAGACATGGATCGTGACTTCTTTATGTCCGCCCAAGAAGCTAAAGAATACGGATTGATTGACCGTGTGATTGAAGAGCGAATCTAG
- a CDS encoding tRNA pseudouridine synthase B, whose product MQGFLNLNKPFDWTSHDCVARVRKLLRLKRVGHAGTLDPAATGVLPIALGKATRLLQYLPGDKAYKATIRFGVRTTTDDLQGEIITSQPCTNLSLAEIETALTQFVGKIEQIPPIYSAIQVEGKRLYDLARQGETVEVPARTVEVFQINILDWREGDFPELDVAIACGSGTYIRAIARDLGAAFNTGGTLAALTRTQSSGFDLTNSLSLTDLEAQLQAGTFQPILPDVALQHLPTVTLPPEFTRKWCQGQKVAINSHISGLVRVYEDETRFLGIGQSQDEILIPQMVFEPIS is encoded by the coding sequence GTGCAAGGTTTTCTTAACTTAAACAAACCATTTGACTGGACTTCTCACGACTGTGTAGCGCGGGTACGCAAACTCCTGCGCCTCAAACGGGTAGGACACGCGGGAACTTTAGATCCCGCTGCGACTGGGGTATTACCAATTGCGCTGGGTAAAGCCACAAGATTATTGCAGTATCTCCCCGGAGACAAAGCTTACAAAGCGACTATTCGTTTTGGTGTGCGTACCACAACTGATGATTTGCAAGGTGAAATTATCACTTCACAACCTTGTACTAATTTGAGTTTGGCTGAAATAGAAACTGCACTCACACAATTTGTTGGGAAGATTGAACAAATACCGCCAATTTATAGTGCAATTCAAGTTGAAGGAAAACGTTTGTATGATTTGGCGCGTCAAGGTGAAACTGTCGAAGTTCCAGCACGTACCGTTGAAGTTTTTCAGATAAATATTTTAGATTGGCGAGAAGGAGATTTTCCTGAATTAGATGTAGCGATCGCCTGTGGTAGTGGTACATATATTAGAGCGATCGCTCGTGATTTAGGCGCAGCCTTTAACACTGGCGGAACTCTCGCCGCTTTAACTCGTACCCAAAGCAGTGGTTTTGATTTAACTAATAGTCTCTCTCTAACTGATTTAGAAGCACAGTTGCAAGCTGGGACATTTCAACCAATTCTTCCTGATGTAGCCTTACAACATTTACCCACTGTGACTTTACCTCCAGAATTCACCCGCAAATGGTGTCAAGGGCAGAAAGTGGCGATTAATTCTCATATTTCTGGACTTGTACGCGTATATGAAGATGAAACGCGATTTTTAGGAATTGGACAATCACAAGATGAAATATTAATTCCTCAAATGGTATTTGAACCAATTTCTTAA
- a CDS encoding von Willebrand factor type A yields MKVNLQPTLNDVNVDANQTSSQRQLSVSVSAIADTQDRNLPINLCLILDHSGSMNGRPLETVKKAANLLVDRLKPSDRLSVVVFDHRATVLIPNQSVEDPEQIKKQINRLSADGGTAIDEGLRLAIEELAKGKKDRISQAFLLTDGENEHGDNNRCFKFAQLAAGYNLTLNTLGFGDNWNQDVLERIADAGLGTLSYIQKPDQAINEFGRLFSRLQTVGLTNAYLLFSLMPNVRLAELKPVAQVYPDTIELPLQQEADGRFAIRLGDLMKDVERVILANIYLGQLPEGKQAIANVQIRYDDPAQNQTGLFTTNLPVYGNVTRAYQPNINPQVQQSILALAKYRQTQLAEAKLQQGDRAGAATMLQTAAKTALQMGDTGAATVLQTSATQLQSGGDLSESDRKKTRIVSKTVLQDIPPQ; encoded by the coding sequence ATGAAGGTCAATTTGCAGCCTACCCTGAATGATGTGAATGTTGACGCGAATCAAACCAGTAGTCAACGTCAGTTGTCTGTTTCTGTATCTGCGATCGCAGATACTCAAGACCGCAATCTACCGATTAATTTATGTTTAATTCTCGACCATAGCGGTTCGATGAATGGTAGACCGCTAGAAACTGTGAAAAAAGCCGCTAATTTGTTGGTTGACAGACTTAAACCCAGCGATCGCCTGAGTGTGGTAGTCTTCGATCATCGAGCAACTGTCTTGATCCCAAATCAATCTGTAGAAGACCCAGAACAAATCAAAAAGCAAATTAACCGCTTATCTGCTGATGGTGGAACGGCAATTGATGAGGGTTTGCGTTTGGCGATTGAAGAATTAGCCAAGGGTAAAAAAGACAGAATTTCTCAAGCTTTTTTGTTAACTGATGGGGAAAATGAACACGGTGACAATAATCGCTGCTTTAAATTTGCTCAGTTAGCTGCTGGTTATAACCTGACTTTGAATACTTTGGGCTTTGGTGACAATTGGAACCAAGATGTTTTAGAAAGAATTGCTGATGCCGGTTTAGGGACTTTATCTTATATTCAAAAACCCGATCAAGCCATTAATGAGTTTGGGCGTTTATTCAGCCGTCTACAAACTGTCGGCTTGACCAATGCTTATCTGTTATTTTCTTTAATGCCTAATGTTCGATTAGCAGAACTTAAGCCTGTTGCCCAAGTTTACCCAGATACCATTGAACTTCCCCTGCAACAAGAAGCTGATGGACGCTTTGCTATCCGCTTGGGCGATTTAATGAAAGACGTAGAGCGAGTAATTTTAGCTAATATTTATCTGGGACAGTTACCTGAAGGTAAACAAGCGATCGCAAATGTCCAAATTCGCTACGATGACCCTGCTCAAAATCAAACTGGGTTATTTACTACCAATCTCCCCGTGTACGGAAATGTTACCAGGGCTTACCAACCAAATATTAATCCCCAGGTGCAGCAATCTATTTTGGCTTTAGCTAAGTATCGTCAAACCCAACTTGCAGAAGCAAAATTGCAACAAGGCGATCGCGCCGGGGCTGCAACTATGCTGCAAACTGCTGCCAAAACTGCTTTGCAAATGGGAGATACAGGTGCAGCTACAGTATTGCAAACTTCTGCCACCCAATTACAATCGGGAGGAGATTTAAGCGAAAGCGATCGCAAGAAAACTCGCATTGTCTCCAAAACTGTGTTGCAAGATATCCCACCGCAATGA
- a CDS encoding peptidase M15D vanX D-ala-D-ala dipeptidase — translation MRPYHHISIVECGEPLVEIPLQLFAVELPHPYAKLGAIYGEYSPYYLRQSVVENLIQAQNYLELLRPHWRIQIFDGYRPVTVQQFMVDYSFATALTERGLIEAELSPNQRQEIWEAVYQIWAVPSMDEKTPPPHSTGAAVDVTLVDDAGQVVNMGSPIDELSERSHPDYYANHHPDAKQYHANRQLLNDVMLKAGFQRNPREWWHFCFGDQMWAWLNNQANPANNFTARYGRIF, via the coding sequence ATGAGACCTTATCACCATATCTCTATTGTTGAATGCGGTGAACCTCTGGTAGAGATTCCTTTGCAACTGTTTGCGGTAGAGTTGCCCCATCCTTATGCAAAACTGGGCGCTATTTATGGGGAATATTCCCCTTATTATCTCCGCCAAAGTGTTGTGGAAAATTTAATTCAAGCCCAAAATTACTTAGAGTTACTACGCCCTCATTGGCGGATTCAAATTTTTGACGGCTATCGCCCGGTGACTGTACAGCAGTTTATGGTAGATTACAGCTTTGCGACAGCATTAACAGAGAGGGGGCTGATAGAAGCAGAATTATCACCAAATCAACGTCAAGAAATTTGGGAAGCAGTTTACCAAATTTGGGCTGTACCTAGTATGGATGAAAAAACGCCACCGCCTCATAGTACAGGGGCTGCGGTGGATGTGACTTTAGTTGATGATGCAGGCCAAGTAGTAAATATGGGTTCGCCTATAGATGAATTGTCAGAGCGATCGCATCCCGATTATTATGCCAATCACCATCCAGATGCCAAACAATATCATGCCAACCGTCAGCTATTAAATGATGTCATGTTAAAAGCTGGCTTTCAACGTAATCCTAGAGAGTGGTGGCATTTTTGTTTCGGTGATCAAATGTGGGCTTGGCTAAATAATCAAGCGAATCCAGCTAATAATTTTACAGCTCGTTATGGTCGAATTTTCTAG
- a CDS encoding CBS domain-containing protein has protein sequence MMKAEDIMTKDVITIRGSATVAEAVRLMKDKNLRALVVDRRYDNDAYGMVSETDIVYKVIAYGKDPKLVRVYEIMSKPCIVVNPELSVEYVARLFANTGIRRAPVIQSKLLGIISITDILTKSNFVEAPTTLRLEEKIQKAVEAARAICTEYGAYSKACAAAWDEVEELQAEAAHQKAEGMVSAKGSFEEYCRENPNAPECRNYKP, from the coding sequence ATGATGAAAGCTGAAGATATCATGACCAAGGATGTGATTACCATTCGCGGGTCAGCAACTGTAGCTGAAGCAGTTCGCCTGATGAAAGACAAAAACTTGCGTGCTTTGGTTGTGGATCGTCGCTATGACAATGATGCCTATGGTATGGTCAGCGAAACAGATATTGTTTATAAGGTAATAGCTTACGGTAAAGACCCCAAGCTCGTGCGGGTTTATGAAATTATGAGTAAACCCTGCATTGTTGTCAATCCTGAATTAAGTGTGGAATATGTAGCGCGGTTATTTGCCAACACTGGTATTCGCAGAGCGCCAGTCATTCAAAGTAAATTGTTAGGCATTATCTCGATTACCGATATTTTAACTAAGAGTAATTTTGTAGAAGCCCCAACAACACTGAGGCTAGAGGAAAAAATTCAAAAAGCGGTTGAAGCAGCCCGCGCTATTTGTACTGAGTATGGCGCTTATTCTAAAGCCTGTGCGGCTGCTTGGGATGAAGTAGAAGAACTACAAGCAGAAGCCGCCCATCAAAAAGCGGAAGGTATGGTTTCGGCTAAAGGTTCTTTTGAAGAATACTGTCGGGAAAATCCCAATGCGCCAGAATGCCGAAATTATAAACCTTAG
- a CDS encoding YVTN beta-propeller repeat-containing protein yields the protein MLINKRQRYLLGLVLATTLSANIQSASALNTEPVGDLQGSAFLYTSIGSIFTPLAPTKLHLFNSNQYEANTPLMSISQNTHPTAAFPNYDGGLFQVADSMTEAMEEAIVGFTISKYDKNSMAADKVFVSSQHESAMMVVSITSQASTPISEEHQPKKIPHSPEQNRRYQPNSQYVRRGTLVSTNYNAISMLRTMEDLQNIAYLGMNEVHTEPISDALTRELKLTTHIAFVPDDSCVNLADVKLPTTCQNKNVDKMVVTMPMIQDKTWSAQMNKDFHFWQNMNVSSEVASK from the coding sequence ATGCTAATTAACAAACGTCAACGCTATTTACTAGGACTTGTACTTGCAACTACCTTGAGTGCAAACATCCAATCTGCAAGCGCTCTCAATACAGAGCCAGTAGGTGACTTACAAGGTAGTGCTTTTTTGTACACATCAATAGGCTCTATTTTTACACCTTTAGCACCTACTAAGTTACATCTTTTCAATAGCAACCAATATGAAGCAAATACTCCCTTGATGAGCATAAGTCAAAATACTCATCCAACCGCTGCTTTTCCTAACTATGATGGTGGATTATTCCAGGTAGCAGATTCTATGACCGAAGCAATGGAAGAAGCGATCGTTGGTTTTACTATTAGTAAATATGACAAAAATTCAATGGCTGCTGATAAAGTTTTTGTGAGTAGCCAGCATGAAAGTGCAATGATGGTTGTCAGTATTACATCTCAAGCAAGTACTCCTATATCTGAAGAACACCAACCAAAAAAAATACCACATTCACCAGAGCAAAATCGGCGTTATCAACCTAATTCTCAATATGTCAGACGCGGTACTCTTGTCAGCACTAATTACAACGCTATTAGTATGTTGCGGACGATGGAAGATTTACAGAACATCGCTTACTTAGGGATGAACGAGGTTCATACTGAACCAATATCAGATGCTTTAACCAGAGAACTAAAGCTAACAACTCATATAGCTTTTGTACCAGATGACTCCTGTGTTAACTTGGCAGATGTCAAACTCCCAACAACTTGCCAAAACAAAAATGTAGATAAGATGGTAGTTACTATGCCGATGATTCAGGATAAAACCTGGTCAGCACAGATGAATAAAGACTTTCATTTTTGGCAGAATATGAATGTTTCTAGCGAAGTAGCAAGTAAATAA
- a CDS encoding von Willebrand factor type A, translating to MKVQLLYSLNDRNVDMNQVSSQRQLAISISAIPDQFEERLPLNLCLILDKSGSMHGKPMQTVITAVEQLLDRLQPGDRISIVAFSGSAEVIVPNQVIQDPSTIKLLLKSKLSASGGTAIAEGLQLGITELMQGAKGAVSQAFLLTDGHGESSLRLWKWEIGTDDNKRCLELAQKAAKINLTINTLGFGNNWNQDLLEKIADAGGGNLAYIEHPEQVVEQFSRLFSRIRSIGLTNAYLQFSLVPHVRLAELKPIAQVSPDTIELPAQLETDGGFAVRLGDLMQDVERVVLVNLYLGRLPEAEQVIGQMQIRYDDPALNQEGLISPNVTIFANVVRTYQPDLNPQVQQSILTLAKYRQTQLAEMKLQQGDRLGAATMLQTAAKTALQIGDTNAANVLQTSATRLQSGEQLSSSELKKTRIVSKTTLQNL from the coding sequence ATGAAAGTTCAATTGCTCTATTCGCTCAATGATCGTAACGTTGACATGAATCAAGTTAGCAGTCAACGTCAATTAGCAATTTCGATTTCTGCAATCCCAGATCAGTTTGAGGAGCGTTTACCGCTAAATTTATGCCTAATTTTGGATAAAAGCGGTTCAATGCACGGCAAACCGATGCAAACTGTCATTACAGCAGTAGAGCAATTATTAGATAGATTACAGCCTGGCGATCGCATCTCGATTGTGGCTTTTTCTGGTTCTGCGGAAGTGATTGTACCCAATCAAGTAATTCAAGACCCCAGCACGATTAAATTGCTGTTAAAAAGCAAACTCAGCGCCAGTGGTGGGACAGCCATTGCAGAAGGTTTGCAGTTGGGAATCACAGAACTGATGCAAGGTGCTAAAGGCGCTGTTTCCCAGGCTTTTCTCCTCACCGATGGACATGGTGAAAGCAGTTTGCGACTGTGGAAATGGGAAATCGGTACAGATGACAATAAGCGATGTTTAGAACTGGCGCAAAAGGCAGCTAAAATCAATCTCACCATCAACACTCTGGGATTTGGCAATAACTGGAACCAAGATTTACTTGAAAAAATTGCCGATGCTGGCGGTGGGAATTTGGCTTACATTGAGCATCCCGAACAAGTTGTCGAGCAATTTAGCCGTTTGTTTAGTCGGATTAGATCAATAGGGCTAACAAATGCTTATTTGCAGTTTTCACTTGTACCCCATGTCCGACTTGCAGAACTCAAACCCATCGCCCAAGTTTCTCCAGACACAATTGAGTTACCAGCGCAGCTAGAAACTGATGGCGGCTTTGCTGTGCGTTTAGGCGATTTAATGCAGGATGTAGAACGCGTAGTTTTGGTGAATCTTTATTTAGGGCGATTACCAGAAGCAGAACAAGTAATTGGACAGATGCAAATTCGTTACGATGACCCAGCATTAAACCAAGAAGGCTTAATCTCCCCTAATGTAACGATATTTGCCAACGTCGTCAGAACATATCAACCTGACCTCAATCCCCAGGTACAGCAGTCAATTTTGACATTAGCCAAATATCGCCAAACTCAGTTAGCAGAGATGAAATTACAACAGGGCGATCGCCTTGGTGCTGCAACAATGTTACAAACCGCGGCTAAAACTGCTTTACAAATTGGCGATACAAACGCAGCCAATGTTCTGCAAACATCCGCAACTCGTCTGCAATCTGGTGAACAACTCTCTTCGTCTGAACTTAAAAAGACGCGAATTGTATCCAAGACAACTTTACAAAATTTATGA
- a CDS encoding TspO and MBR related proteins, which yields MSSSGVIIGAITFLIAFGSFFITPRDVKWFTHLSRPQWLVFEPLIPFIWTAIFICGAISANIVWQQNPGSFVTWLLMGLYLFVEIITIAYIPLMLRLRSLKVGETLGLVGMISALILALAVLPISLLATVLLIPYLVWSPIGTLTTDELKQLNPEDA from the coding sequence ATGAGTTCATCTGGTGTAATTATTGGGGCAATAACTTTTCTAATTGCCTTTGGTAGTTTTTTCATTACCCCCCGTGACGTAAAGTGGTTTACCCATTTAAGCCGCCCACAATGGCTAGTTTTTGAACCGCTGATTCCCTTTATTTGGACTGCAATTTTTATTTGCGGTGCAATTTCTGCTAACATTGTTTGGCAACAAAACCCTGGAAGCTTTGTTACTTGGTTGCTGATGGGTTTATACCTGTTTGTAGAAATCATCACCATTGCTTACATCCCCCTGATGTTGAGATTACGCAGCCTGAAGGTTGGCGAAACTCTTGGGTTGGTTGGGATGATTTCAGCACTAATTTTGGCTTTAGCGGTTTTGCCAATTTCGCTACTAGCAACTGTATTATTAATTCCTTATCTGGTTTGGAGTCCGATTGGCACACTTACCACAGATGAATTAAAACAACTTAATCCTGAAGATGCGTAA
- a CDS encoding glutathione-dependent formaldehyde-activating GFA → MSDKHQGKGNCLCGAVKIFVSTVNKNIGGCHCQICRRWGGGPLLVVECGSDVSFEGQENIAVFGSSQWLERGFCNQCGTHLFCRLKETSEYFIPVGIFEQPKDFIFDHQIFIDEKPAYYDFTNETNNMTGEEFFAQFRP, encoded by the coding sequence ATGTCAGACAAACATCAAGGGAAAGGAAATTGCTTGTGTGGAGCAGTGAAAATTTTTGTCTCCACAGTGAATAAAAACATTGGCGGATGTCATTGCCAAATATGTAGAAGATGGGGAGGTGGCCCCTTATTGGTAGTAGAGTGCGGAAGTGATGTTTCTTTTGAAGGTCAAGAAAATATCGCGGTATTTGGTTCTTCCCAATGGCTGGAACGTGGCTTTTGCAATCAATGTGGCACTCACCTATTTTGTAGATTGAAAGAAACAAGTGAGTACTTTATCCCTGTTGGCATATTTGAGCAGCCAAAAGATTTTATTTTCGATCATCAAATATTTATTGATGAAAAGCCTGCTTATTATGACTTTACCAATGAAACAAATAATATGACTGGAGAAGAGTTTTTTGCTCAGTTTCGTCCATAA
- a CDS encoding glutathione S-transferase-like protein: METLRLYDFLPSGNGYKIRLLLSQMGIPYERIEVNILKGESRTPEFLSKNPNGKIPVLEVEPGKYLTESNAILAYLSEYTEFLPYDRFLKAQVFQWLFFEQYSHEPYIATSRFWISILGKAEEYQAALAQKQEPGYAALSVMENHLQSHLYFVGDRYTIADIALFAYTHVADEGGFDLSRFPAIQRWIGRVKAQPGYISITHEPMPLEAEFC; this comes from the coding sequence ATGGAAACGCTACGTTTGTACGATTTTTTACCCTCTGGTAATGGTTATAAGATACGTCTTTTATTATCACAAATGGGTATTCCCTATGAAAGAATCGAGGTGAATATCTTAAAGGGAGAAAGTCGGACACCTGAATTCTTAAGTAAAAATCCTAATGGCAAGATACCCGTTTTGGAAGTTGAACCAGGGAAATACTTAACAGAATCAAATGCCATATTGGCTTATCTCAGTGAATACACAGAATTTTTACCTTACGATCGCTTTTTAAAAGCACAGGTTTTTCAATGGTTATTTTTTGAACAATATAGTCATGAACCGTATATTGCCACATCCAGATTTTGGATTTCCATTTTAGGCAAAGCTGAAGAATATCAGGCTGCTTTAGCACAAAAGCAAGAACCGGGTTATGCAGCATTAAGTGTGATGGAAAACCATCTGCAATCTCATCTGTATTTTGTTGGCGATCGCTATACCATTGCTGATATTGCTTTATTCGCTTATACCCATGTAGCCGATGAAGGTGGTTTTGATTTATCCAGATTTCCAGCTATTCAAAGATGGATCGGACGCGTTAAAGCTCAACCTGGATATATCAGCATTACACATGAGCCAATGCCTCTAGAAGCTGAGTTTTGCTAA
- a CDS encoding heat shock protein DnaJ domain-containing protein, translated as MDLGDCYRLLGLRSGASFAEIKTSYRRLAQQYHPDINPDDKKAKDKFIALTEAYRLLLTVVPPEETVEQPSSQSFTPRREEPKATPKTTVVTETFVSRREEPKATRQETAPKTTVTTEKPQSPPANIGEIEQRLKWKTYEQLQRFLKAKRFPQAIALAEALADRLPKDAEVRQWLAIAYQIWGRALINDNQVLKARIYLKKALKTDPHNKALWNEVQRDFQKIEEAF; from the coding sequence ATGGATCTAGGAGATTGCTACCGTTTATTGGGTTTAAGGTCGGGAGCCTCTTTTGCCGAAATCAAAACGTCTTACAGACGGCTGGCGCAGCAATATCATCCCGATATCAACCCTGATGACAAAAAAGCTAAAGATAAGTTTATTGCCTTGACAGAAGCTTATAGGCTGCTCTTAACGGTAGTACCGCCAGAGGAAACAGTCGAACAGCCGTCAAGTCAGTCGTTCACGCCTAGGCGCGAGGAACCAAAAGCAACGCCTAAAACTACAGTCGTCACTGAAACATTCGTTTCTAGGCGCGAAGAACCAAAGGCGACTCGTCAAGAAACTGCACCCAAAACTACAGTCACCACAGAAAAACCACAGTCACCGCCAGCGAATATTGGAGAAATTGAACAACGGCTGAAGTGGAAGACTTATGAGCAATTACAAAGATTTTTAAAAGCCAAAAGATTTCCCCAAGCGATCGCCCTTGCGGAAGCTTTAGCTGACCGTTTACCCAAAGATGCGGAAGTACGCCAATGGTTAGCGATCGCTTATCAAATTTGGGGACGAGCGCTCATTAATGATAATCAAGTCCTCAAAGCCAGAATTTATCTCAAAAAAGCCCTAAAAACTGACCCCCATAACAAAGCTTTGTGGAATGAAGTGCAACGAGATTTTCAGAAAATAGAAGAGGCTTTTTGA